One part of the Parabacteroides distasonis ATCC 8503 genome encodes these proteins:
- the recG gene encoding ATP-dependent DNA helicase RecG, producing the protein MLDLDKRSITYLPGVGPKKADILQKEAGISSYEDLLFYFPYKYIDRSRFYKVAEISGNMPYIQLKGQILYFDTLGEGRSKRLVGKFSDGTGTIDLVWFKGLNYVTDKYRPNTEYIVFGKPTEFGHTYNIPHPDIDSMEQADQVANGLTPFYNTSEKMKKSFLNSRAIQNLQYTLLSWLNWELPETLSPDVLKRIHMMSMTEAMRNIHFPESAAKLRDAQLRLKFDELFFIQLNILRTASVRKLKLKGIIFPTVGHYFNTFYKEYLPFELTNAQKRVVREIRIDMGSGRQMNRLLQGDVGSGKTLVGLLSMLLAIDNHCQACMMAPTEILATQHYATIMGFLKDMDVKVALLTGSTKKKERDKILPAIASGEIQIVIGTHALIEETVVFSSLGLAIIDEQHRFGVEQRSRLWMKNAIVPHVLVMTATPIPRTLAMTLYGDLDVSVIDELPPGRKPIQTLHRYDNKKAQLYEFLRKEIQKGRQVYVVYPLIEGNEKLDYKDLEAGFETFKEVFPEYKVCMVHGRMKAADKDTEMQKFISGEAQILMATTVIEVGVNVPNASVMVIESAERFGLSQLHQLRGRVGRGAEQSYCILVSSYKLSNDTRKRLEIMVNSTNGFEIAEADLRLRGHGDLEGTRQSGEGIDLKIADLAADGQILQYARDIAQGVLDEDPELLSEQHRILSERLKTLFTRKINWGMIS; encoded by the coding sequence ATGCTGGACCTTGATAAGCGATCGATTACGTACTTGCCGGGAGTAGGACCCAAGAAGGCGGATATCCTGCAAAAGGAAGCGGGGATATCGTCGTATGAGGACTTGCTCTTTTATTTTCCTTATAAATATATAGATCGCAGCCGGTTTTATAAAGTAGCTGAGATCAGCGGGAATATGCCTTATATCCAGTTGAAAGGCCAGATTCTCTATTTCGATACGCTAGGCGAGGGGCGGAGTAAACGGCTGGTTGGTAAGTTCTCGGATGGTACGGGCACGATCGATTTGGTCTGGTTCAAGGGCTTGAATTATGTGACGGATAAGTATCGTCCCAATACTGAGTATATAGTTTTCGGAAAGCCTACGGAGTTCGGGCATACCTATAACATACCGCATCCGGATATCGACTCAATGGAGCAAGCTGATCAAGTGGCGAATGGCTTGACTCCTTTCTATAATACCTCGGAGAAAATGAAGAAATCTTTCTTGAATTCCCGGGCGATCCAGAACCTGCAATATACGTTGTTAAGCTGGCTGAACTGGGAACTTCCGGAGACGCTTTCCCCCGACGTATTGAAACGGATCCATATGATGTCTATGACAGAGGCGATGCGGAATATCCATTTCCCGGAATCTGCCGCTAAGTTGCGTGATGCCCAGTTACGTTTGAAGTTTGACGAGCTTTTCTTCATACAATTAAATATATTACGTACTGCTAGTGTTCGGAAACTGAAGCTAAAAGGGATCATATTCCCGACGGTCGGCCATTATTTCAATACGTTCTATAAAGAGTATCTTCCTTTTGAGTTGACGAACGCCCAGAAGCGGGTAGTCCGTGAGATCCGGATCGATATGGGTAGCGGGCGGCAAATGAATCGCCTGCTGCAAGGTGATGTGGGGAGTGGCAAGACTTTGGTAGGCTTATTGTCTATGCTATTGGCGATAGATAATCATTGCCAAGCTTGTATGATGGCTCCTACCGAGATCTTGGCGACCCAGCATTATGCGACGATCATGGGATTCCTGAAAGATATGGACGTGAAGGTCGCTCTTTTGACTGGATCTACCAAGAAGAAGGAGCGGGATAAGATATTACCGGCTATTGCCAGCGGTGAGATCCAGATCGTGATCGGGACGCATGCGTTGATTGAGGAGACGGTGGTTTTCTCTTCGTTGGGATTAGCGATTATCGATGAGCAGCACCGTTTTGGTGTGGAGCAACGCTCACGCCTTTGGATGAAGAACGCTATCGTGCCGCATGTGCTGGTGATGACGGCTACCCCGATTCCCCGTACTTTGGCGATGACTTTGTATGGGGATCTGGATGTATCGGTGATCGATGAGTTACCTCCGGGACGTAAACCGATACAAACGCTTCATCGCTATGATAATAAAAAGGCGCAATTGTATGAGTTCCTTCGGAAAGAGATACAAAAGGGGCGTCAGGTTTATGTGGTATATCCGTTGATTGAAGGAAATGAGAAACTGGATTATAAAGACTTGGAGGCCGGTTTTGAGACGTTCAAGGAGGTTTTCCCTGAATATAAGGTATGTATGGTACATGGCCGTATGAAAGCGGCGGATAAGGATACCGAGATGCAGAAGTTTATCTCCGGCGAGGCGCAAATCTTGATGGCTACTACGGTTATAGAGGTTGGCGTGAACGTGCCGAACGCATCCGTCATGGTGATCGAGAGTGCTGAACGTTTCGGCCTCTCTCAACTTCATCAGCTTCGTGGCCGGGTAGGACGTGGTGCTGAACAATCCTATTGTATCTTGGTCTCATCCTATAAACTAAGTAATGATACTCGTAAGCGATTGGAGATTATGGTGAACAGTACGAATGGCTTTGAGATCGCTGAGGCGGATCTCCGTCTCCGGGGACATGGAGATTTGGAAGGTACCCGACAAAGTGGCGAGGGGATAGACCTTAAAATAGCGGACTTGGCGGCCGATGGACAAATACTTCAGTATGCGCGGGATATCGCTCAAGGAGTTCTTGACGAAGACCCCGAATTATTGTCCGAACAGCACCGGATATTGAGCGAAAGGCTCAAAACTCTGTTCACAAGGAAGATAAATTGGGGAATGATTAGCTAA
- a CDS encoding 2-C-methyl-D-erythritol 4-phosphate cytidylyltransferase, translated as MDKYVLIVAGGKGLRMGGDLPKQFIPMRGKPLLMHTLEAFHRWDASARIILVLPEDHQPYWNMLCKEIGCKVPHAIVKGGDTRFFSVKNGLDWLLAERRRKGEEDSGLSLVAVHDGVRPFVSPEVVEACFDKAAVTGAVIPVVPMIDSLRETDEKGSHPVDRSRYMAVQTPQVFLLELLTKAYEQPYSSLFTDDASVVEAMGHAIDTVPGDRENIKITTPFDLLIAEAMFAR; from the coding sequence ATGGATAAGTACGTCTTGATCGTTGCCGGGGGTAAAGGGCTTCGTATGGGTGGAGATCTGCCGAAGCAGTTTATTCCTATGCGGGGGAAACCTCTTTTGATGCATACCTTAGAGGCTTTTCATCGTTGGGATGCTTCCGCACGTATAATCCTTGTGCTTCCGGAGGATCATCAGCCGTATTGGAATATGCTTTGCAAGGAAATCGGCTGCAAGGTCCCGCATGCGATCGTGAAAGGGGGAGATACTCGCTTCTTCTCGGTTAAGAATGGGTTGGATTGGCTTTTGGCGGAGAGGCGTCGGAAGGGGGAGGAGGATAGCGGTCTGAGTTTGGTCGCTGTGCACGATGGCGTTCGTCCTTTCGTCTCTCCGGAGGTTGTTGAGGCCTGCTTTGATAAAGCGGCTGTCACGGGAGCCGTTATCCCGGTTGTTCCGATGATTGATTCCCTGCGTGAGACAGATGAAAAAGGGAGCCATCCGGTGGACCGTTCCCGCTATATGGCTGTACAAACCCCGCAAGTCTTCCTTCTGGAATTATTGACAAAAGCCTATGAGCAACCTTATTCGTCTTTATTTACGGACGACGCTTCCGTGGTGGAGGCGATGGGGCATGCGATTGATACGGTTCCCGGTGATCGTGAGAATATCAAGATTACCACGCCCTTTGATTTGTTAATAGCGGAAGCGATGTTTGCCCGGTAA
- the xseB gene encoding exodeoxyribonuclease VII small subunit has protein sequence MAKKEETYNEAIEKLRKIVAEIENGDLDVDILSEKVKEATRLIKLCKEKLYKVDEEVKKVLEELD, from the coding sequence ATGGCGAAAAAAGAAGAAACATATAACGAGGCGATCGAGAAACTTCGTAAGATCGTGGCTGAGATCGAGAATGGAGACTTAGATGTCGATATCCTGTCCGAGAAGGTAAAAGAAGCTACCCGTCTGATCAAGCTCTGCAAGGAGAAGCTGTATAAAGTGGATGAGGAAGTTAAAAAAGTTTTGGAGGAATTGGATTGA
- the xseA gene encoding exodeoxyribonuclease VII large subunit yields the protein MRPNLNNLSGEKEALSLLELNTRIRGALSRAFPETCWVRAEMSDVRVNTSSGHCYLEFVEKNAQTGQLVAKVRGSIWAKTFRMLKPYFEMETGQMFASGLKVLVKVSVEFHELYGLSLTVLDIDPAYTLGDMVRKRMEIIRQLQEEGVFTLNKELPFPLLPRRIAIITSPTAAGYEDFMNQLTRNKGGYPFYTKLFPALMQGERTEASVIAALDRIYQHQDLFDVVVIIRGGGATSDLNSFDSYLLAANCAQFPLPIITGIGHERDDTVVDLVAHTRMKTPTAVAEFLISRMDSVGEELENLCQDVSLLAMDILSRQKNYLQLVATRFPSIVTSRIERNRSGLQTIASGLPAMASGLLSRRQSVLENTELRLRNGITSKLSEDVRFIQLTEQFIKMASPDYILKRGYSLALKDGKIIKHASDLRAGEELTTRFIDGEIKSIIKP from the coding sequence ATGCGGCCGAATCTAAATAACTTATCGGGTGAGAAAGAGGCTCTATCTTTGTTAGAGCTGAATACCCGCATACGGGGTGCGTTGTCGAGGGCTTTCCCGGAGACTTGCTGGGTGCGTGCGGAGATGAGCGATGTGCGGGTGAATACTTCTTCCGGACATTGTTATCTGGAGTTTGTGGAGAAGAATGCGCAGACCGGGCAATTGGTGGCCAAGGTACGAGGGTCTATCTGGGCGAAGACATTTCGTATGTTGAAACCTTATTTCGAGATGGAGACCGGTCAGATGTTCGCTTCCGGCTTGAAAGTGTTGGTGAAGGTGTCTGTTGAGTTCCATGAGTTATATGGATTGAGCCTTACGGTGCTTGATATCGATCCGGCTTATACGTTGGGGGATATGGTGCGTAAGCGTATGGAGATTATCCGCCAATTGCAGGAGGAAGGGGTCTTTACGCTGAATAAGGAATTGCCTTTTCCGCTACTTCCTAGGAGAATCGCTATCATTACTTCTCCGACGGCTGCCGGCTACGAGGATTTTATGAATCAGTTGACACGGAATAAAGGAGGTTATCCGTTCTATACCAAATTATTCCCCGCCTTGATGCAAGGAGAACGGACGGAGGCTTCTGTAATAGCGGCTTTAGACCGGATTTATCAACATCAAGATCTTTTTGATGTGGTCGTGATTATCCGTGGGGGTGGGGCTACCTCGGACTTGAATAGCTTCGATTCTTATCTGTTGGCGGCGAATTGCGCTCAATTCCCTTTACCGATTATCACGGGTATCGGGCACGAACGGGATGATACGGTCGTAGATTTGGTGGCGCATACCCGGATGAAGACACCGACCGCTGTCGCTGAGTTCCTTATTTCTCGAATGGATAGCGTAGGTGAGGAGTTGGAGAATTTGTGTCAAGACGTGAGTTTATTGGCTATGGATATTCTATCCCGCCAGAAAAACTATTTGCAATTGGTCGCTACCCGTTTCCCCTCTATCGTGACAAGCCGGATCGAGCGGAATCGTTCGGGACTGCAAACAATCGCGAGTGGTTTACCTGCGATGGCATCGGGCTTGTTATCACGCCGCCAGTCGGTGCTTGAGAATACGGAACTTCGCTTGCGAAACGGTATTACCTCTAAACTCTCCGAGGATGTGCGTTTTATCCAGCTTACGGAACAGTTTATCAAGATGGCTTCTCCTGATTATATCTTAAAGCGAGGCTATAGCTTAGCCTTGAAAGATGGCAAGATTATCAAACATGCCTCTGATTTGCGAGCCGGCGAAGAACTGACGACTCGCTTCATCGATGGTGAAATAAAAAGTATTATCAAACCATAG
- a CDS encoding S8 family serine peptidase, with the protein MSKYIGIFVFVFSLFSLGVHAGESFRFRVYLKDKGDSGYTLDNPEEYLSKESVERRNRQGISVSESDLPIAQAYLDTLSANGGKPVLESKWFSTVVVSSPDSLVAERLSRLPIVDSVKWVWKGDEEIDIPREEKDTTRFMPIDKPEKSPYGYAEEQIKMLNGIKLHEAGFKGEGMRVAVVDAGFMNVDRISVFDSLRLLGTHNVVFPGRSVFIGDDHGTKVLSCLAADAPGLMVGTAPQAEYWLIKSEDSRSEFPIEEDYWTAAMEFADSVGVDVVSSSLGYFSFDVEALNYHQDQLDGRTSLISRAAKMASSKGILLFSSAGNEGGGSWGKITFPADAPDILTVGAITDRKKKSNFSSVGFTADYRVKPDVVALGTGCCVIDPTGNIRYANGTSFATPILAGLGVCLWQAFPSLTNKDIISLLQRFGSKFEQPDAELGYGIPDVYKAYKQERKYAAESK; encoded by the coding sequence ATGAGTAAATATATAGGAATATTCGTTTTCGTATTCAGTTTGTTTTCTTTGGGAGTACATGCCGGGGAAAGTTTTCGTTTTCGGGTGTATTTGAAAGATAAAGGGGATTCCGGTTATACGCTGGATAACCCGGAGGAATATCTTTCCAAGGAGTCTGTCGAGCGACGGAACCGGCAAGGTATATCGGTGTCGGAATCGGATTTGCCGATCGCTCAAGCTTATCTGGATACCTTGTCCGCCAATGGAGGAAAACCGGTGCTGGAGAGTAAATGGTTCTCTACGGTCGTGGTGTCCAGTCCGGATAGCTTGGTCGCTGAGCGTCTCTCGCGCCTCCCGATCGTGGATTCCGTGAAATGGGTCTGGAAAGGTGACGAGGAAATCGATATTCCTAGGGAGGAGAAAGATACGACACGGTTTATGCCAATAGATAAACCTGAGAAATCGCCTTACGGTTATGCCGAGGAGCAGATCAAGATGCTGAACGGTATCAAATTGCATGAGGCAGGCTTTAAGGGTGAGGGTATGCGTGTGGCCGTGGTCGATGCCGGTTTCATGAACGTGGATCGGATCAGCGTATTTGATTCCTTGCGGTTATTAGGAACGCATAACGTGGTTTTCCCCGGTCGAAGTGTTTTCATCGGGGATGATCATGGGACGAAGGTCTTATCTTGCTTGGCCGCTGATGCGCCGGGCTTGATGGTCGGTACGGCTCCCCAAGCCGAATATTGGCTGATAAAGAGCGAGGATAGCCGTTCGGAGTTTCCCATCGAGGAGGATTATTGGACGGCAGCTATGGAATTTGCCGATAGCGTGGGAGTGGATGTGGTCTCTTCTTCGTTGGGGTATTTCTCTTTTGATGTAGAGGCCCTGAACTATCATCAAGATCAATTGGACGGGAGGACTTCCTTGATCAGTCGTGCCGCTAAGATGGCTTCATCAAAAGGGATCTTGTTGTTTAGTAGCGCCGGCAACGAGGGGGGCGGTAGCTGGGGAAAGATAACCTTTCCAGCGGATGCCCCGGATATATTGACAGTGGGCGCTATCACGGATCGTAAGAAGAAAAGTAATTTCAGTTCTGTCGGCTTTACAGCGGATTACCGGGTGAAGCCGGATGTGGTTGCCTTGGGTACGGGCTGTTGCGTGATAGATCCTACGGGGAATATCCGTTACGCGAACGGTACCTCTTTCGCTACGCCGATCTTAGCGGGGTTGGGTGTTTGTCTATGGCAAGCGTTTCCCAGTCTGACGAATAAGGATATAATCTCTCTTTTGCAGCGTTTCGGCAGTAAGTTTGAGCAACCGGACGCTGAGTTGGGATATGGCATCCCGGATGTGTACAAAGCTTATAAACAGGAGCGTAAATATGCGGCCGAATCTAAATAA
- a CDS encoding Lrp/AsnC family transcriptional regulator, which produces MEKIDKLDRQILNIISKNARIPFKDVAEECGVSRAAIHQRVQRMIDMNVIVGSGYHINPKILGYNTCTYIGVKLERGSMYKDVVPEFEKIPEVVECHFTTGPYTMLIKLYARDNEHLMELLNSKIQEIPGVTATETLISLRQSVKREIPICNINE; this is translated from the coding sequence ATGGAGAAGATAGACAAACTGGACCGGCAGATATTGAACATTATTTCAAAGAATGCTAGGATTCCTTTTAAAGATGTTGCCGAGGAGTGCGGTGTATCTCGTGCAGCTATTCATCAACGGGTTCAACGCATGATTGATATGAATGTGATCGTTGGCTCAGGGTATCACATCAATCCTAAAATATTGGGGTATAATACATGTACCTATATCGGCGTGAAATTGGAGCGTGGATCTATGTACAAGGATGTTGTCCCGGAATTCGAGAAAATACCCGAAGTGGTAGAATGCCATTTCACTACGGGTCCGTATACGATGCTGATCAAGCTGTATGCCCGTGATAACGAGCACTTGATGGAACTTTTGAACTCTAAGATTCAGGAGATACCGGGTGTTACGGCTACAGAGACCTTGATTTCTTTACGCCAAAGTGTTAAACGTGAGATCCCTATTTGTAATATCAATGAATAA
- a CDS encoding FKBP-type peptidyl-prolyl cis-trans isomerase, which translates to MKKLSVLVATVIVAMGASFTSCGDSHKSASLKTSIDSASYAIGISTGAGYKENLKTLPGGEANVDDLIAGFIQAIKGDSSAMKMNPQQAQQYLQTYFVEAQAREAKKTKEEGDKFLAENKTKEGVITTESGLQYKVEKEGTGAKPTATDKVKVHYTGTLLDGTKFDSSVDRGEPAEFGVGQVIKGWTEGLQIMPVGSKYIFWIPAELAYGERGAGQDIKPNSVLKFEVELLDIVKE; encoded by the coding sequence ATGAAAAAGTTAAGTGTATTAGTCGCTACAGTGATTGTAGCAATGGGCGCATCTTTCACCTCTTGCGGTGATTCTCACAAAAGCGCGAGCTTGAAGACTTCCATCGATAGCGCAAGCTACGCTATTGGTATCAGCACAGGTGCCGGTTATAAGGAAAACTTAAAGACTTTGCCGGGTGGCGAGGCTAACGTAGATGATTTGATCGCTGGTTTTATCCAAGCTATCAAAGGGGATTCTTCTGCGATGAAGATGAATCCGCAACAGGCTCAACAATATTTGCAGACTTACTTCGTAGAGGCTCAGGCTCGCGAGGCTAAGAAGACAAAAGAAGAGGGTGATAAGTTCTTGGCGGAGAATAAGACAAAAGAAGGCGTTATCACGACTGAGAGCGGCTTGCAATATAAGGTAGAGAAAGAAGGTACAGGCGCGAAGCCAACCGCTACCGATAAGGTAAAAGTTCATTATACCGGAACTCTATTGGACGGTACTAAGTTTGATAGCTCCGTGGATCGTGGCGAGCCGGCTGAGTTCGGTGTTGGCCAAGTAATCAAGGGCTGGACTGAGGGCTTGCAGATCATGCCGGTCGGTTCTAAATATATCTTCTGGATCCCGGCTGAGTTGGCTTATGGCGAACGTGGCGCAGGACAAGATATCAAACCGAACAGCGTATTGAAGTTCGAGGTTGAGTTGCTTGACATCGTAAAAGAATAA
- a CDS encoding FKBP-type peptidyl-prolyl cis-trans isomerase translates to MDKVSYALGLSIGNNFQNSGIKDLQVEDFVQGLNDVLTEAKPALSYDEAKQVINDYFMKLQQEKLEINKKAGEEFLTINKHKAGVVELPSGLQYEVLKNGTGAKPTANDKVKCHYHGTLINGQVFDSSVQRGEPAVFGVSQVIPGWVEALQLMPVGSKWRLFIPSNLAYGERGAGEAIEPNSTLIFDVELLDIEK, encoded by the coding sequence ATGGATAAAGTAAGTTATGCGCTTGGCTTAAGTATCGGAAATAATTTCCAGAACTCAGGCATCAAGGATCTTCAAGTGGAAGATTTTGTACAGGGATTGAATGACGTCTTAACAGAGGCAAAACCTGCTCTTAGTTATGATGAGGCAAAACAAGTGATCAATGATTACTTCATGAAGCTTCAACAAGAGAAACTGGAAATCAATAAGAAAGCCGGTGAGGAGTTCCTTACTATCAATAAGCATAAGGCTGGTGTGGTAGAGTTGCCTAGCGGTTTGCAATACGAGGTGCTGAAGAATGGTACAGGCGCTAAACCTACGGCGAACGATAAGGTAAAATGCCACTATCACGGTACGTTAATCAACGGTCAGGTGTTTGATAGCTCCGTACAGAGAGGCGAGCCTGCCGTATTCGGTGTTTCACAGGTAATCCCGGGATGGGTAGAGGCCTTGCAGTTGATGCCGGTCGGTTCTAAATGGAGATTGTTTATCCCGTCTAACCTTGCTTATGGCGAGCGTGGGGCAGGTGAGGCTATCGAGCCGAATAGTACATTGATCTTCGACGTTGAGTTATTAGATATCGAAAAATAA
- a CDS encoding DUF4906 domain-containing protein gives MRKFIYILVVFLFFISCNDETGISVGNDVGGIKMRLVITSPSSTVYSKTKAEIDQPTHESLISEVQVLVFEDQKYRYRVPGISISSNMAQTTFTVLLKSTSLPVELLILANTDETVVSNEPSLDDSKEVVKKKINREFDNLVSNFPMYGEYKFPAGLSSTEMQEITGIKMLRSIARVDVVATEAANFKLAGVKAYRANNSLQVIPNETGSMKVTTPSVPDGSMANVSSRMFSVSEEDRNEFSAQLYLPEVSSPAEGDRVSSATCIVVGGYYNGSEKMSYYRMDFDPDNKENAFGQILRNHKYIFNVKKVSAPGWDNPDDAANNQSAHIVAEVRQWDDNTIDMSFDGEHHFGVSSREIILKNKAGSKATIEVFTDLSDYTLQWADENGMPIGSEGQSLSNDYFTVEKNLDGSQLVVTALQNNMSGDAGPVQNFVITAHRWKILVAIKQKYSVAANTVINLLTFNVGLGSLGTNIVASVPPDARADGLRGILDNQSNFGPNGNVVCGGYNLIRSNVSNNRLTDALFAAFDVVYVHYMSNGYFGNEDAKKVHNWLNAKKNRVLIASYDAADVSKYLIDEFLGGNSNIKFLTVNNGEFTVAPSSADNSFFTSTGPFTSGSYTPVSSSFSFRNYDAYHGEILLNTESAKGITPLLTGKAGGIVLGVDYSRRIVYIGDTDLGNSSSGTGGTKDNRINNTSGEINNDASKLIANVFAWITNVVLYGE, from the coding sequence ATGAGAAAATTTATATATATCCTGGTCGTTTTTCTTTTTTTTATATCCTGTAATGACGAGACAGGGATATCTGTCGGAAATGATGTAGGTGGTATAAAAATGAGATTGGTAATAACGAGTCCGTCTTCTACCGTTTATTCTAAGACAAAAGCTGAGATTGATCAGCCCACTCATGAGTCTTTGATTAGTGAAGTTCAGGTATTGGTATTTGAGGACCAGAAATACCGGTATCGGGTACCTGGCATATCTATCAGTAGTAATATGGCACAAACAACATTCACGGTACTTCTGAAATCAACCTCCTTGCCTGTGGAATTGCTTATTTTGGCAAATACTGACGAAACTGTTGTTTCCAATGAACCGTCGTTGGACGATAGTAAAGAGGTCGTAAAAAAGAAGATAAATCGGGAGTTTGATAATTTAGTTTCCAATTTCCCGATGTATGGCGAATATAAATTTCCTGCCGGACTGTCATCCACCGAAATGCAAGAAATCACCGGGATAAAGATGTTGCGCTCCATAGCCCGTGTGGATGTTGTTGCTACCGAAGCTGCAAATTTTAAACTGGCGGGAGTAAAAGCATATCGTGCTAATAATTCGCTGCAAGTGATTCCCAATGAAACGGGTTCTATGAAAGTAACGACACCAAGCGTTCCCGACGGAAGTATGGCAAATGTAAGCAGCCGTATGTTTTCGGTCTCAGAGGAGGATCGGAATGAATTCTCCGCACAACTTTATTTGCCGGAGGTCAGTTCTCCAGCCGAAGGCGACCGGGTGAGCAGTGCGACGTGTATCGTTGTAGGCGGTTACTATAATGGAAGTGAAAAGATGAGTTATTATCGTATGGATTTTGACCCGGACAATAAAGAGAATGCTTTTGGGCAAATCTTGCGTAATCACAAATATATATTTAATGTGAAAAAGGTTTCCGCTCCCGGATGGGATAATCCTGACGATGCGGCGAACAATCAGTCTGCACATATTGTGGCAGAAGTGCGACAATGGGATGATAATACGATCGATATGTCTTTTGACGGAGAGCATCATTTCGGAGTTTCCTCCCGTGAAATCATATTGAAGAATAAGGCTGGTTCTAAAGCTACTATAGAGGTGTTTACCGACTTGTCCGACTACACATTACAGTGGGCGGATGAGAATGGTATGCCGATTGGAAGTGAGGGGCAATCATTGTCAAATGATTATTTTACCGTAGAAAAGAATCTGGACGGCAGCCAGTTAGTTGTAACGGCCTTACAGAATAATATGTCTGGCGATGCTGGGCCGGTCCAGAACTTTGTCATTACTGCTCATCGGTGGAAAATCTTGGTGGCGATCAAGCAAAAATATAGCGTAGCAGCCAATACGGTAATTAATTTGTTGACATTTAATGTCGGCTTAGGCAGTTTAGGTACTAATATTGTTGCTTCGGTACCTCCCGACGCACGTGCAGACGGTTTAAGAGGCATATTGGATAATCAAAGTAATTTCGGTCCGAACGGGAATGTCGTCTGTGGAGGGTATAATCTGATACGGTCCAACGTTAGTAATAATAGATTGACAGATGCCCTTTTTGCTGCTTTTGATGTCGTATATGTCCATTATATGAGCAATGGTTATTTTGGAAATGAAGATGCGAAGAAAGTACATAATTGGTTGAATGCAAAAAAGAATCGTGTGCTAATCGCTTCTTATGACGCTGCGGATGTAAGTAAATATCTGATCGATGAATTTTTAGGAGGAAATAGCAATATAAAATTTTTGACTGTCAATAATGGTGAGTTTACCGTAGCTCCATCAAGTGCGGATAATAGTTTCTTCACTTCTACTGGACCTTTTACAAGTGGATCTTATACTCCGGTCTCTTCGAGTTTCTCATTTCGTAACTACGATGCCTATCATGGTGAGATACTTTTGAACACTGAGTCGGCAAAAGGAATCACGCCACTCTTGACTGGGAAGGCTGGTGGTATCGTATTAGGAGTAGACTATTCGAGACGGATCGTTTATATAGGAGATACGGATTTGGGGAATTCTTCATCTGGGACTGGAGGTACAAAAGATAACCGGATAAATAATACTTCAGGAGAGATAAATAATGATGCTTCCAAATTGATAGCCAATGTTTTTGCATGGATAACCAATGTCGTATTATATGGGGAATAG